From the genome of Mesorhizobium japonicum MAFF 303099, one region includes:
- the cobS gene encoding cobaltochelatase subunit CobS codes for MNKVDRDIANLPDTTVSVKDKFGFDSKMVVPAYSVTSEHVPDVDPDYLFDKATTLAILAGFAYNRRVMVSGYHGTGKSTHIEQVAARLNWPCVRVNLDSHVSRIDLVGKDAIVVKDGLQITEFRDGILPWAYQHNVALCFDEYDAGRPDVMFVIQRVLESSGRLTLLDQSRVIRPHPAFRLFSTANTVGLGDTTGLYHGTQQINQAQMDRWSIVTTLNYLPHDNEVNIVLAKAKHYRDTKGKDIVNKMVRVADMTRSAFINGDLSTVMSPRTVITWAENAEIFGNIGMAFRLTFLNKCDELERSVVAEFYQRAFGEDLPESAANVVLG; via the coding sequence ATGAACAAGGTCGATCGCGACATCGCCAACCTGCCCGACACGACGGTGTCGGTGAAGGACAAATTCGGCTTCGACTCCAAGATGGTGGTGCCGGCCTATTCGGTGACATCAGAACATGTGCCTGACGTCGATCCGGACTATCTGTTCGACAAGGCAACGACGCTGGCGATCCTGGCCGGCTTTGCCTACAATCGCCGCGTCATGGTGTCGGGCTATCACGGCACCGGCAAGTCGACCCATATCGAACAGGTCGCCGCCCGTCTCAATTGGCCCTGCGTGCGCGTCAACCTCGACAGCCATGTCAGCCGTATCGACCTCGTCGGCAAGGACGCGATCGTGGTCAAGGACGGCTTGCAGATCACCGAATTCCGCGACGGCATCCTGCCCTGGGCCTACCAGCACAATGTCGCGCTGTGCTTCGACGAATATGATGCCGGCCGCCCGGATGTGATGTTCGTCATCCAGCGCGTGCTGGAATCCTCGGGCCGGCTGACGCTGCTCGACCAGAGCCGGGTCATCCGTCCGCATCCGGCGTTCCGGCTGTTCTCGACCGCCAACACGGTCGGACTCGGCGACACGACCGGCCTTTATCACGGCACGCAGCAGATCAACCAGGCGCAGATGGACCGCTGGTCGATCGTCACCACGCTGAACTATCTGCCGCACGACAATGAAGTGAACATCGTGCTGGCCAAGGCCAAGCACTATCGCGACACCAAGGGCAAGGACATCGTCAACAAGATGGTGCGCGTCGCCGACATGACGCGCTCGGCCTTCATCAATGGCGACCTGTCGACGGTGATGAGCCCGCGTACGGTCATCACCTGGGCCGAGAACGCAGAGATCTTCGGCAATATCGGTATGGCGTTCCGGCTGACCTTCCTCAACAAGTGCGACGAGCTGGAGCGTTCGGTGGTGGCCGAATTCTACCAGCGCGCCTTCGGCGAGGATCTGCCCGAGAGCGCCGCCAACGTGGTGCTGGGGTAA
- a CDS encoding J domain-containing protein, whose protein sequence is MGEMKPYPKYFEKIRIRPEKDAELKSHSPICQWDGCKEPGTHRAPVGRMKEGEYFRFCFDHVREYNKGFNYFSGVPDTEVARFQKEAMTGHRPTWKMGVNGASTRSSPDMAQMRSGRAGYYNRMRDPFDLFKGPKDPREARERKAKPLEAKALETLGLDTKATGKDIKARYKELVKRHHPDANGGDRGSEDRFRDVLQAYRVLKQAGLC, encoded by the coding sequence ATGGGTGAGATGAAGCCGTATCCCAAATATTTCGAGAAGATTCGCATCCGCCCGGAGAAGGATGCGGAGCTGAAGTCGCACTCGCCGATCTGCCAGTGGGACGGCTGCAAGGAGCCGGGCACCCATCGCGCGCCGGTCGGGCGCATGAAGGAGGGCGAGTATTTCCGTTTCTGCTTCGACCATGTGCGCGAGTACAACAAGGGCTTCAACTACTTCTCCGGCGTGCCGGACACCGAGGTCGCGCGCTTCCAGAAGGAAGCCATGACCGGTCACCGGCCGACCTGGAAGATGGGCGTCAATGGCGCCTCGACGCGCTCGTCGCCCGACATGGCGCAAATGCGCTCCGGCCGCGCCGGCTATTACAACCGCATGCGCGACCCGTTCGACCTGTTCAAGGGGCCGAAGGATCCGCGCGAGGCGCGCGAGCGCAAGGCCAAGCCACTTGAGGCCAAGGCGCTGGAAACGCTTGGCCTTGATACAAAGGCGACTGGCAAGGATATCAAGGCGCGCTATAAGGAACTGGTGAAACGTCACCATCCGGATGCGAATGGTGGCGACAGAGGTTCGGAAGACCGGTTCCGCGATGTGCTGCAGGCCTATCGCGTGCTCAAACAGGCGGGCCTGTGCTGA
- the cobT gene encoding cobaltochelatase subunit CobT, with the protein MAGPGDNTRNKSKTGSEADSFKRAVTVCMRAIAGDKDMEVGFAKDRPALAGSRARLPELPKKASKTDIAITRGLGDSMALKRACHDARIHSKLAPEGKAARAIYDAVEQARVEAIGSRAMQGVADNIGSMLEDKYAKANLVDVKDKADAPIEEALALMVREKLTGRAVPKSGERLVELWRPWVEEKAKADLDGLSAKLDDQQAFARVVREMLASMEMAEELGDDQETEDSEDNDDNQPQGDEQSEEGGEEDSGSEQSQSEDAEASADDEQSSETEASDATADDLSDDDDADAETPGEARRNDNPFTNLPKEIDYKVFTSAFDETVGAEELCEEEELDRLRAFLDKQLANLSGVVGRLANRLQRRLMAQQNRSWDFDLEEGYLDPARLVRVVIDPMQPLSFKQERDTKFRDTVVTLVLDNSGSMRGRPITVAATCADILARTLERCGVSVEILGFTTRAWKGGQAREKWLKDGKPPNPGRLNDLRHIIYKSADHPWRRARRNLGLMMREGLLKENIDGEALLWAHNRLIARPEQRKILMMISDGAPVDDSTLSVNPGNYLERHLRAVIELIETRSPVELLAIGIGHDVTRYYRRAVTIVDAEELAGAMTEQLASLFAEESARDTRRGGMRRAG; encoded by the coding sequence ATGGCGGGTCCGGGCGACAACACGCGCAACAAGTCGAAGACGGGGTCTGAAGCCGACAGCTTCAAGCGCGCCGTCACCGTCTGCATGCGCGCCATTGCCGGCGACAAGGACATGGAGGTCGGCTTCGCCAAGGACAGGCCGGCGCTTGCCGGCAGCCGCGCCCGACTGCCCGAACTGCCGAAGAAGGCCTCCAAGACCGATATTGCGATCACCCGCGGCCTCGGCGATTCCATGGCGCTCAAGCGCGCCTGCCATGATGCCCGCATCCACAGCAAGCTGGCGCCGGAAGGCAAGGCGGCGCGCGCCATCTATGACGCGGTCGAGCAGGCCCGCGTCGAGGCGATCGGCAGCCGCGCCATGCAAGGCGTCGCCGACAATATCGGCTCGATGCTGGAGGACAAATACGCCAAGGCCAATCTTGTCGACGTCAAGGACAAGGCCGACGCGCCGATCGAGGAAGCGCTGGCGCTCATGGTGCGCGAGAAGCTGACCGGCCGGGCGGTCCCGAAAAGCGGCGAGCGGCTGGTCGAGCTCTGGCGTCCCTGGGTCGAGGAAAAGGCCAAGGCCGACCTCGACGGCCTGTCCGCGAAGCTCGACGATCAGCAGGCCTTCGCCCGCGTCGTGCGCGAGATGCTCGCCTCCATGGAGATGGCCGAGGAACTCGGCGACGACCAGGAGACGGAAGATTCCGAGGACAATGACGACAACCAGCCGCAAGGCGATGAACAGAGCGAGGAGGGCGGGGAAGAGGATTCCGGCTCCGAGCAGTCGCAGTCCGAGGATGCCGAGGCTTCGGCCGATGACGAGCAGTCGTCCGAGACGGAGGCGTCCGACGCCACCGCCGACGATCTGTCCGACGACGACGATGCCGACGCCGAAACGCCCGGCGAGGCGCGCCGCAACGACAACCCCTTCACCAATCTTCCGAAGGAAATCGACTACAAGGTCTTCACATCAGCTTTCGACGAGACGGTCGGCGCCGAGGAACTCTGCGAAGAGGAAGAACTCGACCGGCTGCGTGCCTTCCTCGACAAGCAACTGGCCAATCTGTCCGGTGTCGTCGGGCGGCTGGCCAACCGGCTGCAGCGCCGGCTGATGGCGCAGCAGAACCGGTCCTGGGATTTCGACCTGGAAGAGGGCTACCTCGACCCGGCGCGGCTGGTGCGCGTCGTCATCGACCCGATGCAGCCGCTGTCCTTCAAGCAGGAACGCGACACCAAATTCCGCGACACGGTGGTGACGCTGGTGCTCGACAATTCGGGCTCGATGCGCGGCCGGCCGATCACGGTCGCCGCCACCTGTGCCGACATTCTGGCGCGCACGCTGGAACGCTGCGGCGTCTCGGTCGAGATCCTCGGCTTCACCACGCGGGCGTGGAAAGGCGGGCAAGCGCGCGAGAAGTGGCTGAAGGACGGCAAGCCGCCGAACCCCGGCCGCCTCAACGATCTGCGCCACATCATCTATAAGTCGGCCGACCATCCGTGGCGGCGGGCACGGCGCAATCTCGGCCTGATGATGCGTGAAGGCCTGCTCAAGGAAAACATCGACGGCGAGGCGCTGCTGTGGGCGCACAACCGGCTGATTGCCCGGCCCGAACAGCGCAAGATCCTGATGATGATCTCGGACGGCGCGCCGGTCGACGATTCGACGCTTTCGGTGAACCCCGGCAATTATCTCGAACGCCATTTGCGCGCCGTCATCGAGCTGATCGAGACGCGCTCGCCGGTGGAATTGCTGGCCATCGGCATCGGCCATGACGTCACGCGCTATTATCGCCGCGCCGTCACCATCGTCGATGCCGAGGAACTGGCCGGCGCCATGACCGAGCAACTGGCCTCGCTGTTTGCCGAGGAAAGCGCACGCGACACGCGGCGCGGCGGCATGCGGCGCGCCGGATGA
- a CDS encoding esterase-like activity of phytase family protein — protein MIFSRGGFRQTLFAAIALFAGVASAPASSAGSAAVEPVEVSSRPITEFRIGRTDKQFGSLEFVGGLEMTSKSRDFGALSAFRFLKAGSDFIGVADTGYWFFGTVARDTDRRPVGIQNFRMQQMVDQGGQPIDEKWEVDAEGLAVKDGIATVGFERNHRVSQFRIDPQNMKAPYRQLDFLVPARELRQNRGFETVTHANPNGQHAGGLVVVSEKSLDKAGNIYAAIIEGPHKGVFTVKRNGDFDITDGAFLPDGDLLLLERSFTMAGGLKMRLRRIHGESVEKGAVADGPVLLDTDMGYQIDNMEGLDVWMRDDGAVMVSLISDDNHSILQRNLYLEFILHQD, from the coding sequence ATGATCTTTTCACGCGGCGGGTTTCGGCAAACGCTCTTCGCCGCCATCGCCCTGTTCGCCGGCGTGGCGTCCGCGCCAGCCAGTTCGGCCGGGTCGGCTGCGGTTGAACCCGTCGAGGTTTCGTCCCGCCCGATCACCGAATTCCGCATTGGCCGGACCGACAAGCAGTTCGGTTCGCTCGAATTCGTCGGCGGGCTGGAAATGACCTCGAAATCGCGTGATTTCGGCGCGCTGTCGGCCTTCCGCTTTCTCAAAGCGGGCAGCGATTTCATCGGCGTGGCCGACACCGGCTACTGGTTCTTCGGCACAGTGGCCCGCGACACCGACAGGCGGCCCGTGGGCATCCAGAACTTCCGCATGCAGCAGATGGTCGACCAGGGCGGCCAGCCGATCGACGAGAAATGGGAGGTCGATGCCGAAGGCCTCGCGGTCAAGGATGGTATCGCCACTGTCGGCTTCGAGCGCAACCACCGCGTTTCCCAGTTCAGGATCGACCCGCAGAACATGAAGGCGCCGTACCGGCAGCTGGATTTCCTGGTACCGGCGCGCGAGCTGCGCCAGAACCGCGGCTTCGAGACCGTCACCCATGCCAATCCCAATGGCCAGCACGCGGGCGGTCTGGTCGTGGTGTCGGAGAAAAGCCTCGACAAGGCCGGCAACATCTATGCCGCCATCATCGAAGGGCCGCACAAGGGCGTCTTCACCGTCAAGCGCAACGGCGATTTCGACATCACCGATGGCGCCTTCCTGCCGGATGGCGACCTTTTGCTGCTGGAGCGCAGTTTCACCATGGCAGGCGGCCTGAAGATGCGGCTGCGGCGCATCCATGGCGAGAGTGTCGAGAAGGGCGCCGTCGCCGACGGGCCGGTGTTGCTGGACACCGACATGGGCTACCAAATCGACAATATGGAAGGTCTCGACGTCTGGATGCGCGATGACGGCGCGGTGATGGTGTCGCTGATCTCCGACGACAACCATTCGATCCTGCAGCGCAATCTCTACCTGGAATTCATCCTGCACCAGGATTGA
- a CDS encoding LysR family transcriptional regulator, producing the protein MNNTVAKKETISLADLALFLEVARQGSLTRAALQAGTTKSAVSKAIRRLELRLGCVLLERTTRRLIVTPAGELLCQRGQALLGDVDDLAQALEAQADGLAGPLCICAPPELGAWLLQTCFAPFLELHPRIRLALRLDYAYQDLFDPHLDLTFRVGAIVDDAMVARRVGQFRRVLVANRAIADSLAGKDLATVARTLPMLAFGDGESELALSREAEIATITVRSDRFSANTYPALLEAATQGLGIAVLPDFFVQRHVESGSVVRLFADWQSTDIPIYVIHRRASRRSRRAEALLSFIGPELVGLSELAAPLK; encoded by the coding sequence ATGAACAACACTGTAGCCAAGAAGGAAACGATATCGCTGGCCGACCTAGCCCTCTTTCTCGAGGTCGCGCGCCAGGGCTCGCTGACCAGGGCTGCCTTGCAAGCGGGTACGACTAAGAGCGCCGTGTCGAAGGCTATCCGGCGGCTGGAGTTGCGGCTGGGATGCGTCTTGCTTGAGCGCACCACGCGACGTCTTATCGTCACACCTGCCGGCGAGCTGTTATGCCAGCGCGGGCAGGCCCTGCTGGGCGACGTCGATGACCTGGCGCAAGCCCTGGAGGCGCAGGCCGACGGGCTCGCGGGCCCCTTGTGCATTTGCGCGCCGCCCGAACTCGGCGCCTGGCTTCTGCAGACGTGTTTTGCACCGTTCCTGGAGTTGCATCCCCGTATCCGTCTCGCTCTTCGCCTCGACTATGCCTATCAGGATCTGTTCGATCCCCACCTCGACCTTACGTTCCGTGTCGGGGCAATCGTCGACGACGCCATGGTCGCGCGCCGCGTCGGCCAATTCCGGCGGGTGCTCGTCGCGAACCGGGCCATCGCCGATAGCCTGGCCGGCAAGGACCTGGCAACCGTGGCCAGGACTTTGCCCATGCTGGCTTTCGGCGATGGGGAAAGCGAGCTTGCCTTGTCGCGCGAGGCCGAAATCGCCACAATCACGGTTCGCTCGGACCGGTTCAGCGCCAACACCTATCCTGCCTTGCTCGAAGCTGCCACGCAGGGCCTGGGCATCGCCGTCCTGCCCGATTTCTTCGTGCAGCGGCATGTCGAATCCGGCTCCGTCGTCCGGCTCTTTGCCGATTGGCAGTCCACGGACATACCAATCTATGTCATCCATCGCCGCGCCAGCCGTCGATCGCGGCGAGCCGAAGCCTTGCTGTCCTTTATTGGGCCGGAACTGGTGGGCCTGTCAGAATTGGCCGCTCCACTGAAGTGA
- a CDS encoding BolA family protein, giving the protein MSIQATMEDKLNKAFSPERLVIINESHLHAGHHHHGSDHHGGYDGTGETHFRVRVVSSAFAGMSRIDRHRAVNELLADELKAGVHALAIEPSAPGEKTRW; this is encoded by the coding sequence ATGTCCATACAGGCGACCATGGAAGACAAGCTCAACAAGGCATTTTCGCCGGAGCGGCTGGTCATCATCAACGAAAGCCATCTCCACGCCGGCCACCATCACCACGGCTCGGACCATCACGGCGGCTATGACGGCACCGGCGAAACGCATTTTCGCGTCCGCGTCGTCTCGTCTGCCTTTGCCGGCATGAGCCGCATCGACCGCCACCGCGCCGTCAACGAACTGCTTGCCGACGAACTGAAGGCCGGCGTGCACGCGCTGGCGATCGAACCATCGGCGCCCGGCGAAAAGACCCGCTGGTAA
- a CDS encoding SRPBCC family protein — protein sequence MNQIAPVKDEHSVIHSTFTIERTYPQSPDRVFHAFADKATVRRWRVDGDGFTVAEFSFDFRVGGGEVSRFSYGGGPEVRLDAQFQDIVPDQRIVFSYRMAIGPQPMSASLTTVELTPSGDGTRLTYTEQGAFFDGVDSAKGREEGTRGLLEALAAELQKWK from the coding sequence ATGAACCAGATCGCCCCCGTGAAGGACGAGCATTCCGTCATCCACTCCACATTCACCATCGAGCGCACGTACCCGCAATCGCCAGATCGCGTCTTCCATGCTTTCGCGGACAAGGCGACGGTGCGGCGTTGGCGGGTCGACGGCGACGGTTTTACCGTCGCCGAATTCAGCTTCGATTTCCGCGTCGGTGGTGGCGAGGTGTCGCGCTTCAGCTATGGCGGCGGCCCGGAGGTCAGGCTCGACGCCCAGTTCCAGGACATCGTTCCCGATCAGCGCATCGTGTTTTCCTATCGGATGGCAATCGGGCCGCAGCCGATGTCGGCATCGCTGACCACGGTGGAACTGACACCCTCGGGCGATGGCACAAGGCTAACCTATACCGAACAGGGCGCCTTCTTCGATGGTGTGGATTCCGCCAAGGGGCGGGAGGAGGGGACCCGCGGGCTGCTGGAGGCCCTGGCCGCGGAACTCCAGAAGTGGAAGTAA
- a CDS encoding ArsR/SmtB family transcription factor, whose translation MLNYSEIDSILRALVEPTRRQILERLSRGPATVSQLAEPFGMTFAAVLQHLQVLEACGLIRSEKIGRVRTCRIEPGGLAPLADWIAERRIPAERHLDRLGEILAETDQPSPKVQDQEKDEQT comes from the coding sequence ATGCTTAACTATTCCGAGATCGACAGCATCCTTCGCGCTCTTGTCGAGCCCACGCGTCGCCAGATCCTGGAACGGTTGAGCCGCGGACCGGCCACCGTCAGCCAGCTGGCGGAGCCTTTCGGCATGACCTTCGCCGCCGTCCTACAGCATCTGCAGGTGCTCGAGGCCTGCGGGCTGATCCGCAGCGAAAAGATCGGGCGGGTGCGCACCTGCCGGATCGAACCGGGCGGGCTCGCTCCGCTCGCCGACTGGATTGCGGAACGCCGCATTCCGGCGGAACGCCACCTCGACCGACTCGGCGAGATTCTTGCCGAGACGGACCAACCATCCCCGAAAGTTCAAGATCAGGAAAAGGACGAGCAGACATGA